In a genomic window of Dyadobacter fermentans DSM 18053:
- a CDS encoding transporter associated domain-containing protein — translation MKETEDSDDPLARTRTGIDFPQKSTQTTLAGVIIPFDFLAPYDLILVIVFLLISLFLSGIRAAYAASGAMENPWERKAEGGNQLPTRIQQLALSLVQRGITLFALVLAARLAWLQMQAGNMEIVRWAVLAFVVVWIWLDAMVRYNSARKAQELIPKLSGLTQFLIKICKPLTQPVMKLGYSFGVLTPEGAEITTEMLEAKAESEEETDLLRGLANFRQTIARKAMQARVQITAFDIELDFHELMDRINKSGYSRVPVYRDDLDHVEGILNVKDLLPHIHLDEHFNWQKLLRPVYFIPESKRLDDLMKDFQNRRVHMAIVVDEYGGTSGLITLEDIIEEIFGDINDEYDEDEEVNYTQVDEHTYVFEGKVLINDLCRLLNLETDYFDEVRGNSESLAGLLLELFSRLPRTGEIATHREVTFKVQSADKKRIKKVRVLVS, via the coding sequence GTGAAAGAAACAGAAGACAGTGACGACCCGCTTGCCCGAACGCGTACGGGGATCGATTTTCCCCAGAAAAGTACGCAAACCACTCTGGCAGGGGTGATCATACCCTTTGATTTCCTGGCTCCCTACGACCTCATTCTTGTAATAGTTTTTTTGCTGATATCCCTGTTCCTCTCCGGCATCAGGGCGGCTTATGCGGCTTCCGGTGCGATGGAAAATCCCTGGGAACGCAAGGCGGAAGGCGGAAACCAACTTCCTACGCGTATTCAACAGTTGGCGTTGTCATTGGTGCAGCGCGGCATTACCTTGTTCGCATTGGTGCTGGCGGCGCGTCTGGCGTGGCTGCAAATGCAGGCGGGGAATATGGAAATAGTCCGGTGGGCGGTCCTGGCGTTCGTCGTTGTCTGGATCTGGCTCGATGCGATGGTCCGTTACAACAGCGCACGCAAAGCCCAGGAGCTCATTCCGAAACTGTCCGGGCTGACGCAATTCCTTATCAAAATATGCAAGCCCCTCACACAGCCGGTAATGAAGCTAGGCTATTCGTTTGGTGTGCTTACGCCCGAAGGTGCGGAAATCACCACCGAAATGCTCGAAGCCAAAGCGGAAAGCGAAGAAGAAACCGATTTGCTCCGTGGCCTGGCCAATTTCCGGCAAACTATTGCGCGCAAGGCTATGCAGGCACGCGTGCAGATCACCGCATTCGATATTGAGCTGGATTTCCATGAACTGATGGACCGCATCAATAAATCGGGGTACTCGCGGGTGCCGGTTTACCGGGACGACCTGGATCACGTTGAAGGTATCCTGAATGTAAAAGACTTGCTTCCGCACATTCACCTCGACGAGCACTTTAACTGGCAAAAATTGCTCCGGCCCGTTTATTTCATTCCCGAAAGTAAGCGCCTGGACGACCTGATGAAGGATTTTCAGAACCGCCGGGTGCATATGGCTATCGTGGTGGACGAGTACGGCGGAACGAGCGGGCTGATCACACTCGAAGACATTATCGAAGAAATTTTCGGGGACATTAATGATGAATATGACGAAGACGAGGAAGTGAACTACACGCAGGTGGACGAGCACACATACGTCTTCGAAGGAAAGGTGCTGATTAATGACCTTTGCCGCCTGCTTAACCTTGAAACCGACTATTTTGATGAAGTAAGAGGCAATAGCGAATCTTTGGCGGGGCTATTGTTGGAGCTGTTTTCACGACTTCCACGCACCGGCGAAATTGCCACGCATCGGGAAGTGACGTTCAAGGTTCAGTCGGCCGACAAGAAGCGCATTAAAAAAGTGCGGGTGCTGGTGTCATAA
- a CDS encoding HU family DNA-binding protein gives MTKADVIAQISEKTGVDKGDVQQTLESFFTVVKDSLSDGENLYVRGFGSFINKKRARKVARNISKGTSMIIDEHFVPSFKPAKVFVEQVKESDKLKAVAEK, from the coding sequence GTGACTAAGGCAGACGTAATCGCACAGATTTCTGAGAAAACAGGCGTAGACAAGGGCGACGTTCAGCAAACGCTAGAATCGTTTTTTACCGTGGTAAAGGACTCACTTTCTGATGGTGAGAACCTTTATGTAAGAGGTTTCGGTAGTTTCATCAACAAAAAACGTGCGCGCAAAGTAGCCCGCAATATTTCGAAGGGAACTTCCATGATTATTGACGAGCACTTTGTACCAAGCTTCAAGCCTGCAAAAGTTTTTGTTGAGCAGGTAAAAGAAAGTGACAAACTAAAAGCAGTCGCTGAAAAGTAA
- the guaB gene encoding IMP dehydrogenase: protein MSTDPSKVLFEALTYDDVLLIPGYSEVLPRNTSTKTKLTRNIELNIPIVSAAMDTVTEFELAIAMAQEGGIGIIHKNMSLEAQAEQVRKVKRSESGMILDPITLLDTATLGEAHQIMREFKIGGIPVIDKDHKLVGILTNRDLRFQREMAKPVTEIMTKDNLVTASEGLSLDDAEKILQEYKIEKLPIVDADYRLTGLITYKDILKRKSHPNACKDEYGRLRVGAAIGVTPDVLKRVEALVKAGVDVVSLDTAHGHSRGVIDALKSIKAAFPKLDVIAGNVATGEAAKALAEAGADAVKVGVGPGSICTTRIIAGIGVPQLTAVMWAAEGLKGTGVPVIADGGIRFSGDMTKALAGGASTIMIGSMLAGSDEAPGEVVIYEGRKFKAYRGMGSVEAMEDGSKDRYFQDAEDDVKKLVPEGIVGRVPFKGKVSEIIYQMVGGLKAGMGYCGAGDIESLQNAQFVKITSAGVKESHPHDIMIQKEAPNYSRS, encoded by the coding sequence ATGAGCACAGACCCATCCAAAGTCCTCTTCGAGGCACTCACCTACGACGACGTTCTGTTAATCCCCGGTTATTCAGAAGTCCTGCCTCGTAACACATCAACAAAAACCAAGCTTACCCGTAACATCGAGTTGAACATTCCTATTGTGTCGGCTGCTATGGATACGGTAACGGAATTTGAACTGGCCATTGCCATGGCTCAGGAAGGTGGTATCGGAATAATCCATAAAAACATGTCCCTGGAAGCGCAGGCTGAGCAGGTGAGAAAAGTAAAACGTTCGGAAAGCGGCATGATCCTCGATCCGATCACGCTACTCGACACCGCGACCCTTGGCGAGGCACACCAGATCATGCGCGAGTTCAAGATCGGAGGTATCCCGGTGATCGACAAGGATCACAAACTGGTGGGTATCCTGACCAACCGCGACCTTCGCTTCCAACGCGAAATGGCCAAGCCGGTAACCGAAATCATGACGAAGGACAACCTCGTTACGGCTTCGGAAGGCCTGTCGCTCGACGACGCAGAGAAAATCCTCCAAGAATACAAAATCGAGAAACTTCCTATCGTAGATGCAGACTACCGTCTCACGGGCCTGATCACCTACAAGGACATTCTGAAACGCAAATCACACCCGAATGCATGTAAGGACGAATACGGCCGCCTGCGCGTAGGTGCGGCCATCGGCGTTACGCCCGACGTGCTGAAACGTGTGGAAGCGCTGGTGAAAGCCGGTGTGGACGTGGTAAGCCTCGACACCGCTCATGGACATTCCAGAGGCGTGATCGATGCATTGAAATCCATCAAAGCAGCATTCCCGAAACTGGACGTGATCGCTGGAAACGTGGCAACCGGCGAAGCGGCAAAAGCATTGGCAGAAGCCGGTGCGGATGCGGTGAAAGTGGGTGTGGGCCCTGGCAGCATTTGTACAACGCGTATCATCGCGGGTATCGGCGTTCCTCAGCTGACCGCCGTGATGTGGGCAGCGGAAGGACTGAAAGGCACTGGCGTTCCGGTTATCGCTGACGGCGGTATCCGTTTCTCCGGCGATATGACCAAAGCATTGGCCGGCGGAGCAAGCACCATCATGATCGGCTCGATGCTCGCTGGTAGCGATGAAGCACCGGGCGAGGTGGTGATTTATGAAGGACGTAAATTTAAGGCATACCGCGGGATGGGCTCTGTGGAAGCGATGGAAGATGGCTCGAAAGACCGCTACTTCCAGGATGCTGAGGACGATGTGAAGAAACTGGTTCCGGAAGGTATCGTGGGTCGCGTACCGTTCAAGGGCAAAGTTTCCGAGATCATTTATCAGATGGTAGGCGGTTTGAAAGCGGGAATGGGCTACTGCGGCGCAGGTGATATCGAATCGTTGCAGAATGCACAGTTCGTGAAAATCACTTCGGCCGGTGTGAAGGAAAGCCACCCGCACGATATCATGATCCAGAAAGAAGCACCGAATTATTCGAGATCTTAA
- a CDS encoding Gfo/Idh/MocA family protein, whose protein sequence is MQKIAMLGSGFIGRFYAESIHGQRSRDRVVAIYARREESAKKFADDYGCDFWSSNMEEVIAHPDVNMVCIALPNNVHEEAVMLCAKHKKAVVSTKPLGRNGAEALRMLKAVEEAGIFAGYLEDLCYTPKFLKSLESVKNGSLGRIIWAKSREAHPGPHSEWFWDIEQAGGGCILDLGCHCIEISRNFIGKDIKPVEVMCWADTQVKPIDAEDHAIALVKYENGAIGQFEVSWTFRGGMDLRDEVMGTEGTIWINNFLRTGFEMFTTGQNPDGAGEEYVAEKAESNTGWLFPVGDEVNDLGYNHMFTDMFNSVEKGNEPAETFYDGYIVNAVIDAAYKSAKSKLWEKVELPVWRGREGVEKPSNYVSYNETHYLIKQEVTHDGRNKLILKDKATGKITEQDI, encoded by the coding sequence ATGCAGAAAATCGCAATGCTCGGCTCGGGCTTTATCGGCCGTTTTTATGCGGAATCCATTCACGGACAGCGCAGTCGCGACCGCGTCGTGGCCATTTACGCGCGGCGGGAAGAAAGCGCCAAAAAATTTGCGGATGATTATGGCTGCGATTTCTGGTCGTCGAACATGGAAGAGGTGATAGCCCATCCCGATGTGAACATGGTTTGCATTGCATTGCCGAACAATGTGCATGAAGAAGCGGTAATGCTTTGCGCCAAACATAAAAAGGCCGTCGTATCCACCAAGCCGCTCGGGCGGAATGGGGCGGAAGCGCTAAGAATGCTGAAAGCCGTGGAAGAGGCGGGCATTTTTGCCGGTTACCTGGAAGATCTTTGTTACACGCCGAAGTTTTTGAAATCACTCGAAAGTGTGAAAAACGGTTCGCTGGGCCGCATTATCTGGGCCAAATCGCGCGAGGCTCACCCGGGGCCGCATAGCGAATGGTTTTGGGACATCGAACAGGCCGGCGGCGGGTGCATTCTGGATCTGGGCTGCCATTGCATTGAAATATCGCGGAATTTTATCGGGAAGGACATTAAACCCGTCGAAGTAATGTGCTGGGCGGATACGCAGGTGAAACCGATCGACGCCGAGGACCATGCCATCGCATTGGTTAAATATGAAAACGGCGCAATCGGGCAGTTTGAGGTAAGCTGGACGTTCCGCGGCGGGATGGATTTGCGGGATGAAGTGATGGGGACGGAAGGCACGATCTGGATCAACAACTTTTTGAGGACCGGTTTTGAAATGTTCACCACAGGCCAGAACCCCGACGGCGCCGGCGAGGAATACGTAGCCGAAAAAGCCGAAAGCAACACGGGATGGCTATTTCCGGTTGGGGACGAAGTGAACGATCTGGGTTATAACCACATGTTTACGGATATGTTCAATTCTGTGGAAAAGGGTAACGAGCCTGCGGAGACTTTCTATGACGGCTACATTGTAAACGCGGTCATCGACGCGGCGTACAAATCGGCGAAATCGAAGCTTTGGGAGAAGGTGGAACTGCCCGTGTGGCGCGGCCGCGAGGGGGTGGAAAAGCCTTCCAACTATGTTTCGTATAATGAAACGCATTACCTCATCAAACAGGAGGTAACACACGACGGGCGGAACAAACTGATCCTGAAAGACAAGGCAACCGGCAAGATTACCGAGCAGGATATTTAA
- a CDS encoding enoyl-CoA hydratase/isomerase family protein, with protein MAEEIVYALAYAHYQPDVRCVVLKAEGPVFCAGADLNAFHDPAANIENVSLPRIHEEARMGDAFNELLKPCIAQVEGPVLAGGFLMICGCTFVFSVPEATFSLPEVKRGIWPMQVMASLAPILSERKILEMSIIGKAYSAEEALEMGLITHLAEKERIADEVSALANQICNSAPLAIQSGMRSLQELKKIPQNEQHTFLKSKLDELLKTEDAQEGASAFKEKREPIWRGK; from the coding sequence ATGGCGGAAGAGATTGTTTATGCATTGGCCTATGCGCATTATCAACCGGATGTCCGGTGCGTGGTTTTGAAAGCGGAAGGGCCGGTTTTCTGCGCTGGCGCTGATTTGAATGCTTTTCATGATCCTGCTGCTAACATAGAAAATGTTTCATTGCCACGAATACACGAAGAGGCACGAATGGGGGATGCATTTAACGAACTGCTCAAACCTTGCATTGCGCAGGTGGAAGGGCCGGTGCTGGCGGGCGGATTTCTGATGATATGCGGCTGCACATTCGTTTTTAGTGTGCCGGAGGCTACTTTCAGTTTGCCTGAGGTGAAACGTGGCATTTGGCCGATGCAGGTGATGGCGTCGCTCGCGCCGATTTTATCGGAAAGGAAAATTCTGGAAATGTCGATTATAGGAAAAGCTTATTCCGCGGAAGAAGCGCTGGAAATGGGGCTGATCACGCATTTAGCGGAAAAGGAAAGGATAGCAGACGAAGTGAGTGCATTGGCCAATCAGATTTGCAACAGCGCGCCGCTGGCGATTCAATCAGGAATGCGAAGTTTACAGGAATTGAAGAAAATTCCTCAAAATGAACAGCATACATTCCTAAAAAGCAAACTAGATGAACTCCTGAAAACAGAAGACGCCCAAGAAGGAGCATCAGCCTTCAAAGAAAAGCGGGAACCAATCTGGAGAGGAAAGTAA
- a CDS encoding phytanoyl-CoA dioxygenase family protein: MGSFSLNASQIADYNRDGYIVVKSLFSTEEIEKLYHTALENSIMQKNAMDLNDQSGKKTKLSLWFTPGDDVFGYLIRSERMVNSVWQLLQEESQVCHFHTKLMQKEPKVGGAWEWHQDYGYWYKNQFIFPDQLMSVMIALTPANKENGCLQVIKGSHKMGRVNHGFAGEQVGADMEMVNHALKTMDLVYCELEPGDALFFHSNLMHRSEANLSDHPRWSLISCYNSQSNIAYAETSTSWRVPVSIVPDHALLEWNAQSFENADFLKKEDDPALKSTGWENEVKTN, from the coding sequence ATGGGAAGTTTCAGTTTGAATGCCAGCCAGATCGCCGACTATAACCGCGATGGCTACATTGTGGTAAAAAGCCTGTTTTCGACGGAGGAAATTGAGAAACTATATCATACCGCACTCGAAAACTCGATCATGCAGAAGAATGCAATGGACCTGAACGATCAGTCGGGCAAGAAAACTAAGCTTTCGCTCTGGTTTACGCCCGGCGACGACGTTTTCGGATATCTGATCCGGAGCGAGCGAATGGTCAATTCGGTGTGGCAGCTGTTGCAGGAAGAAAGCCAGGTTTGTCATTTTCATACCAAGCTTATGCAAAAGGAGCCTAAGGTTGGCGGCGCGTGGGAATGGCACCAGGATTATGGTTATTGGTATAAAAATCAATTCATTTTCCCCGATCAGCTCATGAGCGTGATGATCGCGCTGACGCCTGCTAATAAGGAAAACGGCTGTTTGCAGGTCATTAAAGGCTCGCACAAAATGGGCCGGGTAAACCACGGCTTTGCGGGCGAGCAGGTGGGTGCCGACATGGAAATGGTGAACCACGCATTGAAAACAATGGACCTTGTTTACTGCGAATTGGAGCCAGGCGACGCATTGTTTTTTCACAGCAACCTCATGCACCGCTCGGAAGCCAACTTGTCCGATCATCCGCGTTGGTCGCTGATTTCCTGCTATAACTCGCAATCCAACATCGCCTACGCCGAAACGTCCACATCGTGGCGCGTGCCGGTTTCCATCGTGCCCGATCACGCATTGCTCGAATGGAACGCCCAATCGTTTGAAAATGCCGATTTCCTTAAAAAAGAGGACGATCCGGCATTGAAATCCACCGGCTGGGAGAATGAAGTGAAGACCAACTGA
- a CDS encoding tetratricopeptide repeat protein — translation MKKSIILSCVLAVALVGTLFSLPKVVVNNKGKDVDTERSQSAAAASATETAAEPSSKSHDGAALSPDQQKVVDQLRSGFNQAGDKDKVAAGIKLSDEFEKLQKFDSAAFYAEKVALLSPADENLMRAGDRYYEAYGFAVDEQKSKNLGAKTREYYQKAIDQNPGLLAAKANMAMTYVNTENPMQGIMMLREVIDADPTNELALFNLGILSMRSNQYSKAADRFRQILTNNPANTKAKFYLGVSLVELGDKEQASKVLSEVKKEEKDPAIQQAIGELEGRLGN, via the coding sequence ATGAAAAAGTCCATTATCCTTTCTTGTGTGCTTGCAGTTGCGCTCGTGGGAACGTTGTTTAGCCTTCCCAAAGTCGTTGTGAACAACAAGGGCAAAGATGTGGACACAGAAAGGAGCCAGTCGGCGGCCGCTGCAAGTGCGACGGAAACAGCAGCTGAGCCCTCTTCCAAATCGCATGATGGAGCCGCTTTATCCCCTGATCAACAGAAAGTTGTGGATCAGCTGAGGAGCGGCTTCAATCAGGCGGGTGATAAGGACAAGGTTGCTGCGGGCATTAAGCTTTCGGACGAATTTGAGAAGCTGCAAAAATTTGACAGCGCCGCATTCTATGCCGAGAAAGTAGCCCTGCTCTCCCCTGCGGACGAAAACCTGATGCGTGCGGGCGACCGCTACTACGAGGCATACGGCTTTGCGGTGGACGAGCAGAAATCTAAAAACCTGGGTGCCAAAACCCGCGAATATTACCAAAAAGCAATTGACCAGAATCCTGGCCTGCTGGCTGCAAAAGCCAATATGGCGATGACTTACGTGAACACCGAAAACCCGATGCAGGGTATTATGATGTTGCGCGAGGTGATCGACGCAGATCCTACCAACGAATTGGCATTGTTCAATCTGGGGATCTTGTCCATGAGGTCTAATCAATATTCAAAAGCTGCTGACAGGTTCAGACAGATTTTAACCAACAATCCCGCCAACACGAAAGCCAAGTTTTACCTGGGCGTTTCACTGGTCGAATTGGGTGACAAGGAACAAGCAAGCAAAGTTCTGTCGGAGGTTAAAAAGGAGGAGAAAGATCCGGCAATCCAGCAAGCGATCGGCGAGTTGGAAGGTCGTCTGGGTAACTGA
- a CDS encoding Rne/Rng family ribonuclease, with amino-acid sequence MSNELLINSTQKGERIALLQDKRLLEYHVETPDQSFTVGDIYLGTVRKLVAGLNAAFVDVGFEKDAFLHYLDLGPNINSLNKLTKDVIAKRAHSGNLKNFKMEPEIEKLGKIDKVLSKNQPILVQIVKEPISTKGPRLSCDISIAGRYIVLVPFSNSVNLSKKITDKQERNRLQRLMSSIKPQNFGVIIRTVAMGKDVEELNKDLQDCLDKWENGIKALKDAKPRDRVIGEMNRASSIIRDMLNESFDSITVDSKEVYDDIKAYIHNIAPEKENILRLHNGKNKLFEQFGLEKQIKSLFGRSVSLPNGGYLIIEHTEALHVIDVNSGNKSNSEEDQEATALSVNLEAAKEIARQLRLRDMGGIIVVDFIDMKKAENKRTLFDVMRDEMKGDRSKYTVLPLSKFGLLQITRQRVRPEMNIVTRETCPTCGGTGTIQASILVSDVIANNLDYILTKQNERGITISLHPFLHSYFTKGLISEQVKWFFHYKTWVKLIKDSSLGVVDFKFHNRYGEEIEIVPVN; translated from the coding sequence TTGAGTAACGAATTACTAATCAATTCTACTCAAAAGGGAGAGCGTATAGCCCTTTTGCAGGATAAACGTCTTTTAGAATATCACGTAGAAACACCGGATCAGAGCTTTACCGTGGGTGACATTTACCTGGGTACAGTTCGAAAGCTGGTGGCAGGGCTCAATGCTGCCTTTGTTGACGTCGGTTTTGAAAAGGATGCATTCCTGCATTACCTCGATTTGGGGCCCAATATCAACTCGCTGAATAAGCTCACCAAGGATGTAATTGCCAAGCGCGCGCATTCCGGAAACTTGAAGAATTTCAAGATGGAGCCGGAAATCGAGAAGCTTGGAAAAATCGATAAAGTCCTTTCCAAAAACCAGCCAATCCTCGTCCAGATCGTTAAGGAGCCAATTTCTACAAAGGGCCCCAGACTTTCCTGCGACATCTCGATTGCCGGCCGGTATATTGTACTTGTCCCATTCTCCAATTCAGTCAACCTGTCCAAAAAGATCACCGACAAGCAGGAACGCAACCGCTTGCAACGGCTGATGTCTTCCATTAAGCCTCAGAACTTCGGGGTGATCATCCGTACCGTAGCAATGGGCAAGGATGTGGAAGAGCTTAACAAGGACTTGCAGGATTGCCTCGACAAGTGGGAGAATGGTATCAAAGCACTGAAAGACGCCAAGCCACGCGACCGCGTGATCGGTGAAATGAACCGTGCATCCTCGATTATCCGCGACATGCTCAACGAGTCCTTCGATAGCATTACCGTGGATTCGAAGGAGGTTTATGACGATATCAAAGCTTACATTCACAACATTGCGCCGGAAAAAGAGAACATTCTGCGCCTGCACAATGGGAAGAACAAGCTGTTCGAACAATTCGGCCTGGAAAAGCAGATCAAATCTTTGTTCGGCCGTTCGGTAAGCCTTCCAAATGGCGGTTACCTGATCATCGAGCACACCGAAGCATTGCACGTGATCGATGTCAACAGCGGTAACAAATCCAATTCCGAAGAGGATCAGGAAGCTACTGCATTGAGTGTCAACCTCGAAGCGGCCAAGGAAATTGCCCGCCAGCTGCGTCTGCGCGATATGGGCGGCATCATCGTTGTCGACTTTATCGACATGAAAAAGGCGGAGAACAAGCGCACGCTGTTCGACGTTATGCGTGATGAAATGAAGGGCGACCGGTCGAAATACACCGTTTTGCCACTTTCAAAATTCGGTCTACTGCAAATCACGCGTCAGCGCGTAAGGCCGGAAATGAACATCGTAACCCGCGAAACCTGCCCTACCTGCGGCGGTACGGGCACGATCCAGGCGAGCATCCTCGTATCCGACGTGATCGCCAACAACCTCGATTACATTCTCACCAAGCAGAACGAGCGCGGCATTACCATTTCGCTCCATCCGTTCCTGCATTCGTATTTTACCAAAGGCCTCATTTCAGAGCAGGTGAAATGGTTCTTCCATTACAAAACCTGGGTGAAACTGATCAAAGACTCGTCGCTGGGCGTGGTGGATTTCAAATTCCATAACCGCTATGGGGAGGAAATTGAGATCGTGCCGGTGAACTGA
- a CDS encoding IS3 family transposase, protein MEEQDFKCYKKRTQKDYSLAFKLSIVDAVEKGELTYKQAQLRHGIQGRSTVLVWLRKHGRLDWKESETMKKDTPNKKIRELERKLKRLEQEKHVLNTAIDIADSQFGTDIRKKYLSLLSEAADQAQKESGSPSDS, encoded by the coding sequence ATGGAAGAACAAGACTTTAAGTGTTACAAGAAGCGTACTCAGAAAGATTACAGTTTGGCCTTCAAACTATCGATTGTGGATGCAGTCGAAAAAGGTGAGTTGACCTACAAGCAAGCCCAGCTCCGGCATGGCATTCAGGGAAGGAGTACTGTTTTGGTTTGGCTCAGAAAACATGGTAGATTAGATTGGAAAGAATCTGAAACCATGAAAAAAGACACACCCAATAAAAAGATCCGGGAACTGGAAAGGAAGCTGAAACGGCTTGAACAGGAAAAACATGTGCTTAATACGGCCATCGATATTGCTGACAGCCAGTTTGGTACCGACATCAGAAAAAAGTATTTGAGCCTGTTGTCAGAAGCTGCGGATCAGGCTCAAAAAGAGAGCGGCTCCCCGTCGGATTCGTAG
- a CDS encoding single-stranded DNA-binding protein, whose translation MAGSVNKVILIGNLGSDPEVRYLESGSAVAKFNIATTETYTNKNGERVDNTEWHRIELWEGLAKVAEKYLKKGNQVYIEGRIRTDTWTDKEGQQRTGVTIRANSMTLLGGPSGGGPSGGGNSGGDYNQGGQQGGYQQSGNAPRSNNGPRPSDPIPPSMAAGSNDDDDLPF comes from the coding sequence ATGGCAGGAAGCGTTAACAAAGTAATTCTGATAGGCAACCTGGGCAGCGATCCGGAGGTTCGTTACCTGGAAAGCGGTTCCGCTGTGGCGAAATTCAATATCGCGACCACGGAAACTTACACCAACAAAAACGGTGAGCGTGTAGACAATACCGAATGGCACCGCATCGAGCTTTGGGAAGGATTGGCCAAAGTAGCCGAGAAATACCTTAAAAAAGGAAACCAGGTGTACATCGAAGGACGTATCCGCACGGACACCTGGACCGACAAGGAAGGCCAGCAGCGCACCGGAGTAACCATCCGCGCGAACAGTATGACATTACTGGGCGGTCCGTCGGGCGGCGGTCCGTCAGGCGGCGGCAATTCTGGCGGCGATTACAACCAGGGAGGCCAGCAAGGCGGTTACCAGCAATCGGGCAATGCACCGCGCTCCAACAACGGCCCGCGACCGTCGGACCCGATACCGCCATCGATGGCAGCCGGCAGCAACGACGACGACGATTTGCCGTTCTGA
- the mutY gene encoding A/G-specific adenine glycosylase: MPWRETKDPYKIWLSEVILQQTRVAQGLPYYERFTEQYPTVFDLAAADERDVLRLWQGLGYYSRARNMHFTARQVVEDYNGRFPESAEKLLKLKGLGQYTAAAIASFAFNEAVPAIDGNVYRVMARIFGIQADMLSNEGKKEFAALARQLVPKDDPATYNQAMIEFGALQCVPASPNCAACIFNDRCFAYEHGMQGQLPVKIKKLTIKHRFLNYFIIRQGNRLAMHERLARDIWSGLYDFYLIETRTPATTLDHLTIPEPIFQNLLSKGTIQEVPKVYSHILTHQRLQVRFWWLEIPETERIDLPPGLAFYDDKEVEVLPKPILIDTVLREENYL, translated from the coding sequence TTGCCCTGGCGTGAAACCAAAGATCCATATAAAATTTGGTTATCGGAAGTGATCCTCCAACAGACCCGCGTGGCGCAGGGGCTGCCTTATTACGAGCGTTTTACAGAGCAATATCCGACCGTATTCGACCTGGCGGCGGCCGATGAGCGCGATGTGCTCCGGCTATGGCAGGGTTTGGGGTACTATTCCCGCGCACGGAACATGCATTTCACTGCCCGTCAGGTGGTCGAAGATTACAACGGCCGGTTTCCTGAAAGTGCGGAAAAGCTTTTGAAACTGAAAGGGCTCGGGCAATACACCGCGGCGGCCATAGCATCGTTTGCATTCAATGAGGCGGTGCCGGCGATTGACGGCAATGTGTACCGCGTGATGGCTCGCATTTTCGGGATACAGGCCGACATGCTTAGCAATGAGGGAAAGAAGGAGTTTGCGGCCCTGGCAAGGCAGCTGGTGCCGAAGGACGATCCCGCGACCTACAACCAGGCGATGATCGAGTTCGGTGCATTACAATGTGTACCGGCGTCGCCGAACTGCGCGGCTTGTATTTTCAATGACCGCTGTTTCGCCTATGAACACGGCATGCAGGGGCAGTTGCCGGTGAAGATCAAAAAGTTGACCATTAAGCACCGTTTTCTGAACTATTTCATCATTAGGCAAGGAAACAGACTCGCCATGCATGAGCGTCTTGCCCGCGATATCTGGTCTGGCTTATACGATTTTTACCTGATTGAAACCCGGACACCGGCTACCACACTTGATCACCTGACCATCCCTGAACCCATCTTCCAGAACCTGCTTTCAAAAGGAACAATACAGGAGGTCCCGAAAGTATATTCCCACATCCTGACCCACCAGCGCTTGCAGGTACGATTCTGGTGGCTGGAAATTCCGGAAACCGAACGGATAGATTTGCCCCCCGGATTGGCTTTTTACGATGATAAGGAAGTGGAAGTGCTGCCAAAACCTATTCTGATTGATACGGTTTTGCGCGAGGAAAACTATCTCTAA